A region of Bacillus cabrialesii DNA encodes the following proteins:
- a CDS encoding MFS transporter — protein MFSKDKLPVILFLFLAGVINYLDRSALSIAAPFIQDDLTLSATQMGLIFSSFSIGYAIFNFLGGVASDRYGAKLTLFVAMVVWSLFSGAVALAFGFVSLLVIRILFGMGEGPLSATINKMVNNWFPPTQRASVVGVTNSGTPLGGAISGPIVGMIAIAFSWKVSFVLIMIIGLIWAVLWFKFVKEKPPVAMGDAPAIKAETPPEEKIPLTFYLKQKTVLFTAFAFFAYNYILFFFLTWFPSYLVEERGLSVESMSVITVIPWILGFIGLAAGGFVSDYVYKKTARKGVLFSRKVVLVTCLFSSAVLIGFAGLVATTAGAVTLVALSVFFLYLTGAIYWAVIQDVVDQNNVGSVGGFMHFLANTAGIIGPALTGFIVDRTGTFSGAFLLAGGLAVFASLAVIRFVRPIIGKPAGTEAENPVSY, from the coding sequence ATGTTCTCAAAAGATAAGCTTCCCGTTATCCTTTTTTTGTTTCTGGCAGGGGTGATTAATTACCTGGATCGTTCGGCGCTGTCCATTGCAGCTCCTTTTATTCAGGATGACCTCACATTATCTGCCACGCAAATGGGCTTGATTTTCAGCAGTTTTTCGATTGGTTATGCCATATTTAACTTTCTTGGGGGCGTGGCATCTGACCGCTATGGGGCGAAGCTGACCTTGTTTGTCGCCATGGTCGTATGGTCGCTGTTCAGCGGAGCAGTCGCCCTCGCTTTTGGTTTTGTCAGCCTGCTGGTTATACGTATCCTCTTTGGAATGGGAGAAGGCCCGCTTTCTGCGACGATCAACAAGATGGTCAATAACTGGTTTCCGCCGACACAGCGGGCGTCCGTTGTCGGTGTGACCAACAGCGGGACGCCGCTCGGGGGAGCCATTTCCGGCCCGATTGTCGGTATGATTGCAATCGCGTTCAGCTGGAAGGTATCCTTCGTTCTCATTATGATCATTGGATTAATATGGGCAGTGCTCTGGTTCAAGTTTGTCAAAGAGAAGCCGCCAGTAGCGATGGGGGATGCACCGGCAATCAAAGCAGAAACGCCTCCTGAGGAAAAAATTCCGCTCACTTTTTACTTGAAGCAAAAAACGGTTCTCTTCACGGCGTTTGCTTTTTTCGCCTACAATTACATCCTCTTTTTCTTTTTGACGTGGTTTCCGAGCTACCTTGTTGAAGAGCGGGGACTAAGTGTTGAATCGATGAGTGTCATCACGGTCATTCCGTGGATTTTAGGCTTTATCGGCCTTGCAGCGGGGGGATTTGTTTCCGACTATGTGTACAAAAAAACAGCCCGAAAAGGTGTGCTGTTCTCGCGCAAGGTTGTGCTTGTCACGTGTTTGTTTTCATCGGCGGTCCTGATTGGTTTTGCGGGACTTGTGGCGACGACTGCGGGCGCTGTCACACTTGTCGCTTTGTCAGTGTTCTTTCTTTATTTGACAGGCGCTATCTATTGGGCTGTCATTCAAGATGTGGTTGATCAAAACAATGTCGGTTCTGTAGGGGGCTTCATGCATTTCCTCGCCAACACGGCCGGAATTATCGGCCCGGCTTTAACCGGCTTTATTGTTGACCGAACGGGCACATTTTCTGGGGCATTTTTGCTTGCCGGAGGGTTAGCTGTCTTCGCTTCACTTGCTGTGATTCGTTTTGTCCGTCCGATCATCGGAAAACCGGCAGGAACAGAAGCTGAGAATCCGGTGTCTTATTAA
- a CDS encoding LacI family DNA-binding transcriptional regulator has translation MVTIKDIAKLANVSHTTVSRALNNSPYIKEHTKKKILELAAQLNYTPNVNAKSLAMQKSHTIGLFFTSITNGTSHSFFADTIKGVNQAISEDYNLYVRGIDDLKNYDSVTPMRYDGIILMSQSDIDNSFIYHIREKNIPLVVLNRDIDDRSITNILSNDKEGSQEAVEYFIKNGHQDIAIIEGIEGFKSSQQRKEGYLAALIHHHIPIKHEYSVKGQYDMESGFQAMERLLALPNPPTAVFCSNDDMAIGAMNAIFAKGLRVPDDMSVIGFDDIGFSQYITPRLSTVKRPVEKISVLGAQKLLSLISEPETKAEKILENTAFMVRDSVRPLTT, from the coding sequence ATGGTAACCATAAAAGATATCGCAAAACTCGCAAACGTATCCCACACAACCGTTTCCAGAGCACTCAACAACAGCCCTTACATCAAAGAACACACGAAGAAAAAAATACTGGAGCTCGCAGCACAGCTCAACTATACACCGAATGTAAACGCGAAAAGCTTGGCGATGCAAAAGTCACATACGATCGGGCTTTTCTTTACAAGCATCACAAACGGAACCTCACACAGCTTCTTTGCAGACACCATCAAAGGCGTAAATCAAGCCATAAGCGAGGATTACAATCTCTATGTGCGCGGCATCGATGATCTGAAAAACTATGACTCCGTCACGCCGATGAGATATGACGGCATCATTTTAATGAGCCAAAGTGACATTGATAATTCTTTTATTTATCATATTCGGGAAAAAAACATCCCGCTTGTCGTGCTGAATCGCGATATTGATGACCGCAGCATCACGAATATTTTGTCCAATGACAAGGAAGGCTCTCAGGAAGCTGTGGAATACTTCATTAAGAATGGGCATCAAGACATCGCCATCATCGAGGGGATCGAAGGCTTTAAATCCTCACAGCAGCGAAAGGAAGGCTACTTGGCCGCCTTGATTCATCATCATATTCCGATCAAACATGAATACAGTGTCAAAGGGCAATACGATATGGAAAGCGGCTTTCAAGCGATGGAGCGGCTGCTGGCGCTGCCGAATCCCCCAACCGCTGTCTTTTGTTCGAATGATGACATGGCAATCGGAGCGATGAATGCGATATTCGCAAAGGGGCTGCGCGTCCCTGATGATATGTCAGTGATCGGATTTGATGATATCGGTTTTTCGCAGTATATCACGCCAAGGCTTTCAACCGTGAAGCGCCCAGTGGAGAAAATCAGCGTGCTTGGCGCGCAAAAACTATTATCCCTGATCAGCGAACCGGAAACGAAAGCGGAAAAAATCTTGGAAAACACAGCGTTCATGGTCCGCGATTCAGTTAGACCATTAACGACGTGA
- a CDS encoding tagaturonate reductase, protein MQKLNKNVYDHYTQYPEKILQFGEGNFLRGFVDWQIDQLNQHTDFNGSVAVVQPRGSEKIKRLNQQDGLYTLFLQGMKDGEAVNEHMIINSISRGIDLFSDYEAYKKLASSEELRFIISNTTEAGIVCDEKDRLEDRPQKTFPGKLTAFLHFRYQAFKGDKTKGCVLIPCELIENNGEKLKETILQYAELWKLEEGFTQWIHEANTFCNSLVDRIVPGFPVDSIDEITADLGYQDDLIVVGEQYYLWVIEGPDWIEEELPFADAGLHTKIVSDLTPYRTKKVRILNGAHTAMTPVALLYGLKTVRDAVEHPEVGRFIRELIGDDILPVLKMEGLSQYADDVLNRFKNPYMKHYLESIALNSISKFKTRNLPTILEYAEQKGQLPERLVFSFSALLYFYQGNEKLRDDPAVLHFFKEVWHQENGDMLRIASRVLREERLWGADLTGIPKLTERVADYLNHIHELGMQRALEQCCTQRGEVR, encoded by the coding sequence GTGCAGAAGCTGAACAAAAACGTGTACGATCACTATACTCAGTATCCGGAAAAAATTCTTCAATTCGGAGAAGGAAACTTTCTTCGAGGGTTTGTCGACTGGCAGATTGATCAATTGAATCAACACACTGATTTTAATGGGAGCGTGGCAGTTGTCCAGCCGAGAGGGTCAGAAAAAATCAAAAGGTTAAATCAGCAAGATGGGCTATACACGCTTTTTTTACAGGGAATGAAAGACGGGGAAGCGGTAAACGAGCATATGATTATCAACTCAATCAGCCGCGGAATTGATTTGTTTTCAGATTATGAAGCATACAAAAAACTGGCTTCTAGCGAAGAACTGCGGTTTATCATTTCCAACACCACCGAGGCCGGAATCGTATGTGATGAAAAAGACCGTTTAGAGGATAGGCCGCAAAAAACATTCCCTGGGAAATTAACTGCGTTTCTCCACTTTCGCTATCAGGCTTTCAAAGGAGACAAGACAAAAGGGTGTGTCTTGATTCCGTGTGAATTGATTGAGAATAACGGCGAAAAGCTGAAGGAAACGATTCTGCAGTATGCGGAGCTATGGAAGCTGGAAGAAGGGTTCACACAGTGGATTCATGAAGCCAACACGTTTTGTAATAGTTTAGTAGACCGCATTGTCCCGGGTTTTCCTGTCGACAGCATTGATGAGATTACGGCTGATCTTGGCTATCAGGATGATTTGATTGTTGTGGGAGAGCAGTATTATTTATGGGTTATCGAGGGGCCGGATTGGATTGAAGAAGAACTGCCCTTTGCGGATGCGGGACTCCATACAAAGATCGTCAGCGACCTCACCCCATACCGGACAAAAAAAGTGAGAATTTTAAATGGCGCTCATACGGCAATGACGCCAGTGGCTTTATTATACGGCTTAAAAACGGTGCGGGATGCTGTCGAGCACCCGGAAGTGGGGCGGTTTATTAGAGAGTTGATCGGTGACGACATTCTCCCTGTTTTAAAAATGGAAGGGCTTTCTCAATATGCTGACGATGTGCTGAACCGTTTTAAAAACCCGTATATGAAGCATTACCTAGAAAGCATTGCACTGAACTCCATTTCCAAATTCAAAACGAGAAACCTGCCGACCATTCTGGAATATGCAGAACAAAAGGGCCAGCTTCCTGAGCGCTTGGTGTTTTCGTTCAGCGCCCTTCTGTATTTTTATCAGGGAAACGAGAAATTGCGGGACGATCCGGCTGTTCTACACTTTTTCAAAGAGGTGTGGCATCAGGAGAATGGAGACATGCTCCGTATCGCCTCAAGAGTGTTAAGAGAAGAGCGGCTGTGGGGAGCAGATCTAACCGGGATACCGAAGCTGACTGAGAGAGTCGCTGATTACTTGAATCATATTCATGAGCTGGGCATGCAGCGGGCTCTTGAACAATGCTGCACACAAAGGGGAGAGGTACGATGA
- a CDS encoding UxaA family hydrolase, with protein MKSCIKIHKQDNVLLALRDIEKGERLNADGVSIEVKDDIKRGHKIALQPIKENDGIIKYGFPIGHASQDISIGEHIHVHNTKTNLSDIQTYSYTPRFDQNPYSNENRSFKGFRRENGDAGVRNELWIVPTVGCVNGIAEKMLQRFVKETGDIAPFDNVLVLKHQYGCSQLGDDHENTKQILLNAIRHPNAGGVLVLGLGCENNELAGMKEALQDVNLDRVKFLESQSVTDEMEAGVALLKEIHEAAKGDRREDIPLSELKIGLKCGGSDGFSGITANPLLGRFSDYLIAQGGSTVLTEVPEMFGAETILMQRAANEEVFHKIVDLINDFKQYFIKHDQPVYENPSPGNKAGGISTLEDKSLGCTQKAGISPVMDVLKYGEVLKTKGLTLLSAPGNDLIASSALAAAGCQIVLFTTGRGTPFGTFVPTVKVATNTQLYEAKPHWIDFNAGLLAEDDIHEEYVLREFIHYMIEVASGGLVNHEKNDFRELAIFKSGVTL; from the coding sequence ATGAAGTCATGTATAAAGATTCATAAACAAGACAATGTCCTTCTTGCGTTGCGGGATATCGAGAAGGGAGAGCGGCTGAATGCGGACGGCGTGTCGATTGAAGTGAAGGATGATATAAAAAGAGGACACAAGATTGCGCTGCAGCCTATCAAAGAAAACGACGGCATCATCAAATACGGATTTCCAATCGGGCATGCATCACAAGATATATCGATCGGTGAGCATATTCATGTCCATAATACGAAAACAAACCTGTCTGATATCCAAACATACAGCTATACACCGAGATTTGATCAAAATCCGTATTCAAATGAGAACCGGTCGTTTAAAGGATTTAGAAGAGAAAACGGGGATGCCGGTGTTCGAAATGAATTGTGGATTGTGCCAACTGTCGGCTGCGTCAATGGGATCGCTGAAAAAATGCTCCAGCGTTTTGTCAAAGAAACGGGGGATATCGCTCCATTTGATAACGTGCTCGTGTTAAAGCACCAATACGGATGCTCGCAGCTTGGCGACGATCACGAAAATACGAAGCAAATCCTGCTGAATGCCATTCGCCATCCAAATGCCGGCGGTGTCTTGGTGTTAGGGCTTGGCTGTGAAAACAACGAGCTGGCAGGAATGAAAGAAGCGCTGCAGGATGTGAACCTCGATCGGGTGAAGTTTCTCGAATCACAGTCGGTAACCGACGAAATGGAGGCAGGTGTTGCTTTGCTGAAGGAAATCCATGAAGCGGCCAAAGGGGATAGGAGAGAAGACATTCCGCTGTCCGAACTGAAAATCGGGCTGAAATGCGGAGGTTCGGACGGTTTTTCGGGTATAACAGCAAACCCGCTGCTCGGCCGTTTTTCAGATTATCTTATTGCACAGGGAGGGAGCACGGTGCTGACGGAAGTTCCGGAAATGTTCGGTGCGGAAACCATCCTGATGCAGCGGGCTGCCAATGAAGAAGTGTTTCATAAGATTGTCGATTTAATCAATGATTTCAAACAATATTTTATCAAACATGATCAGCCGGTGTACGAAAATCCTTCACCGGGCAACAAAGCGGGCGGCATTTCTACGCTTGAGGATAAATCGCTGGGCTGCACGCAAAAAGCGGGAATCTCTCCTGTCATGGATGTCCTGAAATACGGCGAAGTGCTCAAGACAAAAGGGCTAACGCTTTTGAGCGCGCCAGGAAATGATTTGATTGCTTCCTCCGCATTGGCGGCGGCGGGCTGCCAAATTGTCCTCTTTACAACGGGTAGAGGTACGCCGTTCGGCACCTTTGTCCCAACGGTGAAGGTCGCGACTAACACCCAGCTGTACGAGGCGAAGCCGCATTGGATTGATTTTAACGCAGGTCTTTTAGCAGAGGATGATATTCATGAGGAATATGTGCTGCGGGAGTTTATCCACTATATGATTGAGGTGGCAAGCGGCGGGCTTGTAAACCATGAAAAAAATGATTTCAGAGAACTTGCCATTTTTAAATCGGGTGTGACGTTATAA
- a CDS encoding sulfite exporter TauE/SafE family protein: MSVSIILMGLFVGALVGLTGVGGAALLTPLLIVLGINPSIAVGTDLVYNSITKLFGVASHWRQKTINFKLVKYLAIGSIPSASLAIGILHLFPAFHQHQEEIIKHALGYVLTLVAISIIVRLFLDRKLRPNRWQLMPLENKRALTILIGVVFGFIVGLTSIGSGSLFAIAMIYLFNMKASQIVGTDIAHAFLLVTAAGILNASFGSVDYMLAANLLIGSIPGVLIGSHLSPRFSPRPLQFIMASIILISGLKLI, from the coding sequence ATGAGTGTAAGCATCATATTGATGGGTTTGTTTGTCGGAGCCTTAGTCGGATTGACGGGAGTGGGCGGAGCGGCATTATTAACTCCTCTTTTAATTGTGCTTGGAATTAATCCTTCAATCGCCGTCGGTACGGATCTTGTATATAACTCGATCACAAAGCTGTTTGGCGTAGCCTCCCATTGGCGGCAGAAAACAATTAATTTTAAGCTGGTCAAATACTTAGCGATCGGCAGTATTCCGAGTGCTTCACTAGCCATTGGCATACTGCATTTGTTCCCCGCCTTCCATCAGCATCAGGAAGAAATTATTAAGCACGCTCTTGGCTATGTGTTAACGCTAGTTGCCATCTCAATCATCGTTCGTTTGTTTTTGGATAGAAAACTTCGTCCGAACCGCTGGCAGCTGATGCCGCTTGAAAACAAGCGGGCGCTGACGATTCTTATTGGTGTTGTGTTTGGATTTATCGTCGGATTAACATCAATCGGTTCCGGGTCGCTATTTGCAATTGCCATGATTTACTTATTCAACATGAAAGCGTCACAGATTGTCGGAACAGATATTGCGCATGCTTTTCTTCTCGTTACGGCAGCAGGCATTTTGAACGCAAGCTTTGGAAGCGTGGATTACATGCTGGCCGCTAATCTGCTGATCGGTTCGATTCCCGGCGTGCTGATTGGAAGCCATCTCTCGCCACGATTCTCCCCGCGTCCGCTGCAATTTATTATGGCGTCCATCATTTTGATCAGCGGTTTAAAACTAATTTAA
- a CDS encoding DinB family protein, translating to MSQSNQIVSHFLSHRNVTNELAEKISKDHYSYKPAETSMSAEELVKHMFTTFHLFANVIKEGNASPFQNKQEETETDLNVLAKAYTEKTAAILEQLTEEQLDREIDLTAVFGRKATGSALLQLAMEHEIHHKGNLFVYVREMGHTELPFYQQRM from the coding sequence ATGAGCCAATCCAATCAAATTGTCAGCCATTTTTTATCCCATCGAAACGTGACCAATGAGCTTGCTGAAAAAATCAGCAAAGACCATTACAGCTACAAACCGGCTGAAACGTCAATGTCAGCGGAAGAGCTGGTCAAACACATGTTTACGACTTTCCACCTGTTTGCCAATGTCATTAAAGAAGGCAATGCCTCACCATTTCAAAATAAGCAGGAAGAAACAGAAACAGATCTCAATGTTCTGGCAAAAGCATATACAGAAAAAACAGCCGCTATCCTTGAACAGCTGACTGAAGAACAGCTGGACAGGGAAATTGATCTGACAGCCGTTTTCGGCAGAAAAGCCACAGGCAGCGCGCTGCTTCAGCTTGCAATGGAGCATGAAATACACCATAAAGGCAACCTGTTTGTTTATGTGCGGGAAATGGGCCACACGGAGCTTCCTTTCTATCAGCAGCGCATGTAA
- the rapA gene encoding response regulator aspartate phosphatase RapA yields the protein MRMKQTIPSSYVGLKINEWYTHIRQFHVAEAERVKLEVEREIEDMEEDQDLLLYYSLMEFRHRVMLDYIKPFGEDTSQLEFSELLEDIEGNQYKLTGLLDYYFHFFRGMYEFKQKMFVNAMMYYKRAEKNLALVSDDIEKAEFAFKMAEIFYNLKQTYVSMSYAVQALETYQMYETYTVRRIQCEFVIAGNYDDMQYPERALPHLELALDLAKKEGNPRLISSALYNLGNCYEKMGELQKAAEYFEKSVSICKSEKFDNLPHSIYSLTQVLYKQKNDAEAQKKYREGLEIARQYSDELFVELFQFLHALYGKNIDTESVSHTFQFLEEHMLYPYIEELAHDAAQFYIENGQPEKALSFYEKMVHAQKQIQRGDCLYEI from the coding sequence TTGAGGATGAAGCAGACGATTCCGTCCTCATATGTCGGGCTTAAAATTAATGAATGGTATACCCATATCCGGCAGTTCCACGTGGCAGAAGCCGAACGGGTCAAGCTCGAAGTAGAGAGAGAAATCGAGGATATGGAAGAAGACCAAGATTTGCTGCTGTATTATTCTTTAATGGAGTTCAGGCATCGTGTCATGCTGGATTACATTAAGCCTTTTGGAGAGGATACGTCGCAACTGGAATTTTCAGAATTATTAGAAGACATCGAGGGGAATCAGTACAAACTGACAGGGCTTCTCGATTATTACTTTCATTTTTTTCGAGGAATGTATGAATTTAAGCAGAAAATGTTTGTCAATGCCATGATGTACTATAAACGGGCAGAAAAGAATCTTGCCCTCGTCTCGGATGATATTGAGAAAGCAGAGTTTGCTTTTAAAATGGCCGAGATTTTTTACAATTTAAAACAAACCTATGTTTCGATGAGCTATGCCGTTCAGGCATTAGAAACGTACCAAATGTATGAAACGTATACCGTCCGCAGAATCCAATGTGAATTCGTTATTGCAGGAAATTATGATGACATGCAGTATCCAGAAAGAGCATTGCCCCACTTAGAACTGGCTTTAGATCTTGCAAAGAAAGAAGGCAATCCCCGCCTAATCAGTTCTGCCCTGTATAATCTCGGGAACTGCTATGAGAAAATGGGTGAACTGCAAAAGGCAGCCGAATACTTTGAGAAATCTGTTTCTATTTGCAAGTCGGAAAAGTTCGATAATCTTCCGCATTCTATCTACTCTTTAACACAGGTTCTGTATAAACAAAAAAATGATGCCGAAGCGCAAAAAAAATATCGTGAAGGATTGGAAATCGCCCGTCAATACAGTGATGAATTATTTGTGGAGCTTTTTCAATTTTTACATGCGTTATACGGAAAAAACATTGACACAGAATCAGTCTCACACACCTTTCAATTTCTTGAAGAACATATGCTGTATCCTTATATTGAAGAGCTGGCGCATGATGCTGCCCAATTCTATATAGAAAACGGACAGCCCGAAAAAGCACTTTCATTTTATGAGAAAATGGTGCACGCACAAAAACAAATCCAGAGAGGAGATTGTTTATATGAAATCTAA
- the phrA gene encoding phosphatase RapA inhibitor PhrA, translating into MKSKWMSGLLLVAVGFSFTQGMVHAGETADTEGKTFHIAARNQT; encoded by the coding sequence ATGAAATCTAAATGGATGTCAGGTTTGTTGCTCGTTGCGGTCGGGTTTAGCTTTACTCAGGGGATGGTCCATGCAGGAGAAACAGCAGACACAGAGGGAAAAACATTTCATATTGCGGCACGCAATCAAACATGA
- a CDS encoding YciI family protein, with product MNTYLMLTTRTDQFNQEHVAGHYQFLDRLQAENRLKMFGPFSDATGGAYVIEAGSLEEAAEIGHADPLVANGSSELTIKEWKLK from the coding sequence TTGAATACATACTTAATGCTGACCACGAGAACAGATCAATTCAATCAAGAGCATGTAGCCGGACATTATCAATTTTTGGACCGCCTGCAGGCAGAAAATCGCTTAAAGATGTTCGGGCCATTCAGCGACGCCACAGGCGGAGCTTATGTCATCGAAGCAGGTTCGCTGGAAGAGGCGGCGGAAATCGGACATGCCGATCCGCTGGTGGCAAACGGTTCTTCTGAACTGACCATAAAGGAATGGAAGCTGAAATAA
- a CDS encoding N-acetylmuramoyl-L-alanine amidase, producing MSIQVKKNLVSEAKYALKCPNAMSAEYITIHNTANDASAANEISYMIGNTSSTSFHFAVDDKEVIQGLPLNRNAWHTGDGTNGTGNRKSIGVEICYSKSGGPKYEAAEALAISFVAQLLKERGWGIDRVRKHQDWSGKYCPHRILSEGRWDQVKAAIEKELNGAVSAKKASVSSAASEYHVKKGDTLSGIAASHGVSVKTLQSINRITDPNHIKVGQVIKLPQPASSSKSHAASSYPLPSGVIKVTSPLTKGTNVKQVQTALAALYFYPDKGAKNHGVDSIYGTKTANAVKRFQSVSGLTADGIYGPKTKAKIEAKL from the coding sequence GTGAGCATTCAAGTAAAGAAAAATTTGGTTTCTGAGGCAAAATACGCGCTGAAGTGCCCAAATGCAATGTCCGCTGAATACATTACCATTCACAACACGGCAAACGATGCGTCAGCAGCTAATGAAATCAGCTATATGATCGGGAACACAAGCTCGACAAGCTTTCACTTTGCGGTGGATGATAAAGAGGTGATTCAAGGCCTGCCGCTTAACCGAAACGCCTGGCATACGGGAGACGGCACAAACGGTACAGGTAACCGCAAATCAATCGGCGTAGAGATTTGCTACAGCAAATCGGGAGGTCCAAAGTATGAGGCAGCCGAAGCCTTGGCGATTTCATTTGTCGCACAGCTTTTGAAGGAGCGCGGCTGGGGAATTGATCGGGTGAGAAAGCATCAGGACTGGAGCGGAAAGTACTGCCCGCACCGCATTTTATCAGAGGGACGCTGGGATCAAGTGAAGGCGGCAATTGAGAAGGAGCTAAACGGAGCCGTATCAGCGAAAAAGGCTTCAGTCTCTTCTGCGGCGTCTGAATACCATGTGAAAAAAGGCGACACACTGTCAGGGATTGCCGCATCACACGGTGTTAGTGTGAAAACACTGCAAAGCATAAACCGTATCACCGACCCGAATCACATCAAAGTCGGACAGGTGATTAAGCTGCCACAGCCGGCATCTTCTTCTAAAAGCCATGCCGCGTCTTCCTATCCGCTCCCATCCGGAGTGATCAAAGTGACAAGCCCGCTTACGAAAGGGACAAACGTTAAGCAAGTGCAGACCGCTTTAGCCGCCCTTTATTTTTATCCTGATAAAGGAGCGAAAAATCACGGCGTTGACAGCATCTATGGCACGAAAACAGCAAATGCTGTGAAACGTTTTCAGTCTGTCAGCGGATTAACGGCAGATGGGATTTACGGTCCGAAAACGAAAGCGAAAATAGAGGCAAAGCTGTAA
- a CDS encoding PH domain-containing protein, whose protein sequence is MGFIDGLLGNASTLSTAAAKEELAHILLEGENVNAAFKLIRDILVFTEKRLILVDKQGITGKKTEFQSIPYKSISRFSVETAGRFDLDSELKIWISGAELPAVSKQFKKDESIYDIQKVLAAVCL, encoded by the coding sequence ATGGGATTTATTGATGGTTTACTTGGCAATGCGTCAACACTGTCCACGGCTGCGGCGAAAGAAGAACTGGCTCATATTTTGCTGGAGGGGGAGAATGTCAATGCTGCATTTAAACTGATTCGCGATATACTTGTCTTTACTGAGAAGCGGCTTATTCTTGTAGATAAGCAGGGAATCACAGGGAAGAAAACGGAATTTCAATCGATTCCGTACAAAAGCATTTCCAGATTCAGCGTGGAAACAGCCGGACGCTTTGACCTTGATTCAGAGTTGAAAATCTGGATTTCCGGCGCGGAGCTTCCCGCTGTCTCGAAGCAGTTTAAAAAAGATGAAAGCATTTATGATATTCAAAAGGTGCTTGCCGCAGTTTGTCTGTAA
- a CDS encoding poly-gamma-glutamate hydrolase family protein: MKDMYDSFAALSASESEYRIIYEEKTGSEHIVLGPHGGRIEPGVSELVRAFSDQCSIYLFEGVKKRDNRSLHLTSTRFDEPLALEKVNAHHYALAFHGYHDPKTPHTLVGGADRKKAELICERLNEAGFSAELTSEEDRLAGVHPKNIVNRTKREMGLQLEVSSAQRKALFRNFGCRNESYIQNDLFCRYVEAVKLGFYD; the protein is encoded by the coding sequence ATGAAAGATATGTATGACAGCTTTGCAGCCCTTTCTGCTTCTGAATCGGAGTACCGGATTATTTATGAGGAGAAAACCGGAAGTGAGCATATCGTCCTCGGTCCCCACGGCGGCAGAATTGAGCCTGGCGTCAGTGAGCTGGTGCGGGCATTTTCCGATCAATGCTCGATTTATTTGTTTGAAGGTGTAAAGAAGCGGGACAATCGTTCCTTGCACCTGACAAGCACACGTTTTGACGAGCCGCTGGCTTTAGAAAAAGTGAACGCCCACCATTATGCACTAGCATTTCATGGGTATCATGATCCGAAAACACCGCATACATTGGTCGGAGGCGCGGATCGTAAAAAAGCCGAGCTTATTTGCGAGCGGCTGAATGAAGCGGGCTTCAGTGCTGAGCTCACGAGTGAGGAAGACCGGCTGGCAGGTGTGCATCCGAAAAATATTGTCAATCGGACGAAAAGGGAAATGGGACTGCAATTGGAAGTAAGTTCGGCACAGCGAAAGGCGTTGTTCCGAAATTTTGGCTGCCGCAATGAAAGTTACATACAAAATGATTTGTTTTGTCGATATGTGGAAGCTGTTAAACTTGGTTTTTATGATTGA